A window of the Enterobacteriaceae bacterium 4M9 genome harbors these coding sequences:
- a CDS encoding VOC family protein yields MPEVTGVDHLVLSVSDFARSRQFYSQLLEFLGFEVLGDYPQMTGWTNGKTRLWIAAADAQGHPYRKGDPGFHHYAWSLRNRADVDALQAWLTQHNVTIVDPAGEYYEDYYTVFFLDPDGMKLEGMYYGAPA; encoded by the coding sequence ATGCCTGAAGTTACTGGTGTTGATCATCTGGTGCTGTCGGTGAGCGATTTTGCCCGCTCGCGGCAGTTTTACTCACAGTTGCTGGAATTTCTCGGGTTTGAGGTACTGGGCGACTACCCGCAAATGACGGGCTGGACCAATGGCAAAACCCGGCTCTGGATTGCCGCTGCCGATGCGCAGGGACACCCTTACCGCAAAGGCGACCCGGGCTTTCATCACTATGCCTGGAGCCTGCGCAACCGCGCTGATGTGGATGCGTTACAGGCGTGGCTTACGCAGCATAACGTCACTATTGTTGACCCGGCGGGCGAATATTATGAGGACTATTACACCGTGTTCTTCCTTGACCCGGACGGCATGAAGCTTGAAGGGATGTATTACGGTGCACCAGCGTAG
- the hpxO gene encoding FAD-dependent urate hydroxylase HpxO — protein MKAIITGGGIGGLSAAIALKRCGIETEVFEAVKEIKPVGAAISIWPNGVKCLNWLGMKEQLHAHGGRMESMAYREHLRGQTLTEFSLEPLVKSVGERPFPVARAALQDMLLQTYGRSEVHFGQRVVRVEQDAHGVTAWFDSGHVAHGDVLIAADGTHSVVRPQVLGFTTERRYAGYVNWNGLVEIDEAIAPARQWTTYVGEGKRVSLMPVAGNRFYFFFDVPLPKGLTQDRASARADLQRYFSGWAAPVQKLIRQLDPTTINRVEIHDIDPFEQLVRGRVALLGDAAHSTTPDIGQGGCAAMEDAVVLAMALQTNSLGVEDALLRYQQKRAWRVKDLVLKARRRCDVTHGKEMSVTHDWYNELRSETGDRIMAGIRETVLGGPLA, from the coding sequence ATGAAAGCGATTATTACCGGCGGCGGCATTGGCGGGCTGAGCGCGGCTATTGCGCTTAAGCGTTGCGGCATTGAAACCGAGGTCTTTGAGGCGGTAAAAGAGATAAAACCGGTCGGCGCGGCGATTTCCATCTGGCCAAACGGCGTGAAATGCCTGAACTGGCTGGGTATGAAAGAGCAACTTCACGCCCACGGCGGGCGCATGGAGAGCATGGCCTATCGCGAACATCTGCGCGGACAAACGCTCACCGAGTTCAGCCTGGAGCCGCTGGTTAAAAGCGTGGGCGAGCGCCCTTTCCCGGTTGCACGGGCGGCGTTGCAGGATATGCTGCTGCAAACTTATGGCCGAAGCGAAGTGCACTTTGGCCAGCGCGTAGTGCGCGTGGAGCAGGATGCACACGGCGTGACCGCGTGGTTTGACAGCGGTCACGTCGCCCACGGTGATGTACTGATTGCCGCCGATGGCACCCATTCTGTGGTGCGCCCGCAGGTGCTGGGCTTTACCACCGAGCGCCGCTATGCAGGCTACGTTAACTGGAACGGGCTGGTGGAGATTGATGAAGCCATCGCCCCTGCCAGGCAGTGGACCACATACGTGGGCGAAGGCAAGCGCGTGTCGCTGATGCCGGTGGCGGGTAACCGCTTTTACTTTTTCTTTGACGTACCGCTGCCTAAAGGGCTGACGCAGGACCGGGCCAGCGCACGCGCCGATTTACAACGTTATTTCAGCGGCTGGGCGGCACCGGTACAGAAACTGATTAGGCAACTCGACCCGACAACCATTAACCGCGTGGAAATTCATGATATCGATCCGTTTGAGCAACTGGTACGCGGGCGTGTAGCGCTTTTGGGCGATGCCGCGCACAGCACAACGCCGGATATTGGCCAGGGCGGCTGTGCGGCGATGGAAGACGCGGTAGTGCTGGCAATGGCACTGCAAACCAATTCACTGGGCGTGGAAGATGCCCTGCTGCGCTACCAGCAAAAGCGCGCCTGGCGAGTGAAAGACCTGGTGTTGAAAGCGCGCAGGCGCTGCGATGTAACGCACGGTAAAGAGATGTCGGTAACGCACGACTGGTACAACGAGCTACGCAGTGAAACCGGCGACAGGATCATGGCCGGGATCCGCGAAACCGTACTGGGCGGCCCACTGGCCTAG
- a CDS encoding glucan biosynthesis protein, which translates to MNRRRFIKASMALAAACGTPGLAGLFAQNAWAQDAAIADGSSRPFDFASLKEMAGTLAKSPWGGAPGPLPDTLAKLTPQAYNSIQYDAAHSLWNNLNGRQLDVQFFHVGMGFRRRVRMYSVDPASREAREIHFRLELFKYNNAGVDTRQLEGQSDLGFAGFRAFKAPELARRDVVSFLGASYFRAVDDTFQYGLSARGLAVDTYTDGIEEFPDFTAFWFETPKASDTTFVVYALLDSPSVTGAYKFIISCETKQVMMEVENHLFVRKAVKQLGIAPMTSMFSCGTNERRMCDTIHPQIHDSDRLAMWRGNGEWVCRPLNNPQKLQFNAYMDENPKGFGLLQMDHDFASYQDVMGWYDKRPSLWVEPRNNWGKGSVNLMEIPTTGETLDNIVCFWQPEKPVQAGDELTFQYRLYWSAEPPVRTNLARIYATRTGMGSFPEGWAPGEHFPEQWSRRFAIDFVGGDLKAAAPKGIEPVITLSSGTAKQVEILYVAPFDGYRILFDWYPTSDSTEPVDMRLFLRTKDDTLSETWLYQYFPPPPDKRKYIDDRQMR; encoded by the coding sequence ATGAACCGTAGACGTTTTATCAAAGCCTCGATGGCGCTTGCCGCAGCCTGCGGCACACCGGGCCTGGCTGGCCTGTTCGCGCAAAACGCATGGGCGCAGGATGCCGCTATCGCTGATGGCAGTTCGCGTCCGTTTGATTTCGCGAGCCTCAAAGAGATGGCCGGTACGCTTGCGAAGTCACCGTGGGGTGGTGCGCCCGGTCCGCTGCCGGACACGCTGGCAAAACTCACCCCGCAAGCCTACAACAGCATTCAGTACGACGCTGCACACTCTCTGTGGAACAACCTCAACGGCCGCCAGCTTGACGTGCAGTTTTTCCACGTCGGCATGGGCTTTCGCCGCCGTGTGCGCATGTATTCCGTTGATCCGGCGAGTCGCGAAGCGCGTGAAATTCATTTCCGTCTGGAACTGTTTAAGTATAACAATGCCGGCGTGGACACGCGCCAGCTGGAAGGGCAGTCGGATCTCGGTTTCGCCGGGTTCCGTGCCTTTAAAGCGCCGGAGCTGGCCCGCCGCGATGTGGTCTCTTTCCTGGGCGCGAGCTACTTCCGTGCAGTGGACGATACCTTCCAGTACGGACTCTCTGCGCGTGGCCTGGCGGTAGATACCTATACCGACGGCATCGAAGAGTTCCCGGACTTCACTGCGTTCTGGTTCGAAACCCCCAAAGCCAGCGACACCACCTTTGTGGTGTATGCACTGCTCGACAGCCCCAGCGTGACGGGCGCCTACAAGTTCATCATCAGCTGCGAAACAAAGCAGGTGATGATGGAAGTGGAAAACCACCTGTTTGTCCGCAAGGCGGTCAAACAGCTTGGTATTGCGCCTATGACCAGTATGTTTAGCTGTGGCACCAACGAACGCCGCATGTGCGACACCATTCACCCGCAAATTCACGACTCGGACCGCCTGGCAATGTGGCGCGGCAACGGCGAGTGGGTGTGCCGCCCGCTGAACAACCCGCAAAAGTTGCAGTTCAACGCCTATATGGACGAAAACCCAAAGGGCTTTGGCCTGTTGCAAATGGATCATGACTTTGCGAGCTACCAGGATGTGATGGGCTGGTACGATAAGCGCCCAAGCTTGTGGGTTGAGCCGCGCAATAACTGGGGTAAAGGTTCCGTCAACCTGATGGAAATCCCAACTACCGGCGAGACGCTGGATAATATCGTCTGCTTCTGGCAGCCAGAAAAACCGGTGCAGGCGGGCGATGAACTGACCTTCCAGTACCGTCTGTACTGGAGCGCTGAACCGCCTGTGCGCACGAACCTGGCGCGTATTTACGCCACCCGCACCGGCATGGGCAGCTTCCCGGAAGGCTGGGCGCCGGGCGAGCATTTCCCGGAGCAATGGTCGCGCCGTTTTGCCATTGATTTTGTGGGCGGTGACCTGAAGGCGGCAGCGCCTAAGGGCATTGAGCCGGTGATTACGCTTTCAAGCGGCACAGCGAAGCAGGTGGAAATCCTCTATGTCGCACCGTTCGACGGCTACCGTATTCTGTTTGACTGGTATCCCACCTCAGACAGCACGGAGCCGGTAGATATGCGCCTGTTCCTGCGCACAAAGGACGATACGCTGAGCGAAACCTGGCTGTATCAGTACTTCCCGCCGCCGCCGGACAAACGCAAATATATTGACGATCGCCAAATGCGATAA
- a CDS encoding LysR family transcriptional regulator yields the protein MNIKISDFESFITVATHCSFRLAAQAAGVTPSAMSHSIRQLEERLKVRLFNRTTRSVSLTDAGRTLFETLSPLFSSATDAIEAINGYRTTPMGTLRINTVRLGGRYRLAPLVAGFNKRYPDVRVEISGDDNLVDIVSSQYDAGVRLSDVIEKDMISIPLGNPVRYVVVASPDYLKTHLRPERPQDLLEHECIQFRYPGGRSYQWQFGRDLERLDIDVKGKLEVNDLDMALMLAINGAGISYVLYEMAEPHLQSGKLIALLEDWLTERPGFYLYYSNRKYASAAFQAFVEYVKAHR from the coding sequence ATGAATATCAAAATTTCCGACTTTGAGTCTTTTATTACCGTCGCGACGCATTGTAGTTTCCGCCTGGCGGCGCAGGCTGCGGGTGTGACACCCTCAGCAATGAGTCATTCCATTCGCCAGCTTGAGGAACGGCTAAAGGTCAGACTGTTTAATCGCACGACTCGCAGCGTTTCACTGACAGATGCCGGGCGCACATTATTTGAGACGCTTTCACCCTTATTCAGTAGCGCAACGGATGCCATTGAAGCCATTAATGGTTACCGCACAACCCCAATGGGCACGCTCCGTATCAACACGGTCAGACTGGGCGGGCGTTATCGGCTTGCACCTTTGGTGGCGGGGTTTAACAAGCGCTATCCCGATGTGAGAGTCGAAATAAGCGGCGACGACAATCTGGTTGATATAGTCAGCAGTCAATACGATGCCGGAGTCAGACTTAGTGACGTCATTGAAAAAGATATGATTTCAATTCCGCTCGGCAATCCCGTTCGTTATGTGGTTGTCGCCAGCCCTGACTATCTAAAAACGCATCTGAGACCTGAGCGCCCGCAGGATCTTCTTGAACATGAATGCATTCAGTTCCGTTATCCCGGTGGCCGCAGTTATCAGTGGCAATTTGGCCGGGATCTGGAGCGTCTGGATATTGATGTAAAAGGTAAGCTTGAAGTGAACGACCTCGATATGGCACTGATGCTGGCAATCAATGGTGCGGGAATCAGCTATGTGCTTTATGAAATGGCTGAACCTCATTTACAGAGCGGCAAACTCATTGCTTTACTCGAAGACTGGTTGACGGAGCGCCCGGGGTTTTATCTTTATTACTCCAATCGAAAATACGCCTCAGCGGCATTCCAGGCGTTTGTCGAGTATGTCAAAGCCCATCGCTAA
- a CDS encoding carboxylesterase/lipase family protein, producing MESPRTPIVTLPQGQLIGTLENGIAAWRGIPYAAPPTGDGRWRAPRPAQAWQGVRVADSAGPSSWQDAESCREVGGGDPGQFSEDCLYLNVWAPQQHDAPLPVMVWLHGGGFTIGAGSLPPYDGSALAARGAVLVTVNYRLGHLGFFAHPALEGEDPLGQTCNFGLLDQIAALEWVRDNIAHFGGDPENVTLFGESAGARSVLSLLASPLAGGLFHKAVVQSAYTLADVSLDKALTQGVAVARHFGLEDASADQLRALPAQDFSRLTSPLSIGPAPICGDRVLPEPMLDVFFAARQHPMPVLIGSNSDEASVMSVFGVDLEQQIQRMRRESKMGLGLIKMLYPGVRGDLELGRQVCRDMAFTTMGYVVMQAQQRLGLPCWRYWFDYVCEAEHATYPDGAWHGNEVVYVFDNLQRTPPADEYANEQDITFAGQVADYWAAFARYRAGDEPLLHGAIPWPASVRGADRLLRLGINRSAGFKIEKRFMRTRMALFKRVMKHHVSLD from the coding sequence ATGGAAAGCCCGCGCACCCCGATTGTTACGCTTCCTCAGGGCCAGCTGATTGGCACGCTTGAAAACGGTATCGCCGCCTGGCGCGGCATACCTTATGCGGCACCGCCAACAGGCGATGGGCGCTGGCGTGCTCCTCGCCCGGCGCAGGCGTGGCAGGGTGTACGAGTGGCAGACAGCGCCGGACCGTCTTCCTGGCAGGATGCGGAGTCTTGCCGCGAAGTGGGAGGCGGCGACCCAGGGCAATTCTCTGAAGACTGCTTGTATCTCAACGTGTGGGCACCTCAGCAGCATGATGCACCGCTACCGGTAATGGTGTGGCTGCACGGTGGCGGTTTCACGATTGGCGCGGGCAGCCTGCCGCCTTACGACGGTAGCGCACTGGCCGCACGCGGCGCGGTGCTGGTGACGGTGAACTATCGCCTTGGTCACCTCGGCTTTTTCGCTCATCCGGCACTTGAGGGTGAAGACCCGCTGGGCCAGACCTGCAACTTTGGGCTGCTGGACCAGATTGCCGCGCTGGAATGGGTGCGGGACAACATTGCCCACTTTGGTGGCGACCCGGAAAACGTGACGCTGTTTGGTGAATCGGCAGGTGCGCGCAGCGTACTGTCATTGTTGGCCTCGCCCCTGGCGGGAGGGCTGTTTCACAAAGCGGTGGTGCAAAGCGCTTACACGCTTGCCGATGTGAGTCTTGATAAAGCGCTCACTCAGGGCGTGGCGGTGGCCCGGCATTTTGGCCTGGAGGACGCAAGCGCCGACCAACTGCGCGCACTACCGGCGCAAGACTTCTCGCGTTTGACCTCGCCGCTCAGCATTGGCCCGGCACCCATCTGCGGCGACAGGGTATTGCCAGAACCGATGCTCGACGTTTTCTTTGCCGCGCGCCAGCATCCCATGCCGGTACTGATTGGCAGCAACAGCGATGAAGCGAGCGTGATGTCGGTGTTTGGCGTCGACCTTGAGCAGCAAATCCAGCGAATGCGCCGTGAGAGCAAAATGGGGCTGGGGCTAATTAAAATGCTCTATCCGGGCGTGCGCGGAGACCTGGAACTGGGCCGCCAGGTGTGCCGCGATATGGCGTTTACCACAATGGGTTATGTGGTGATGCAGGCGCAGCAGCGGCTGGGGCTGCCATGCTGGCGCTACTGGTTTGATTATGTTTGTGAAGCTGAACACGCGACCTATCCCGACGGTGCCTGGCACGGTAACGAAGTGGTGTACGTGTTCGATAACCTGCAACGCACACCGCCTGCGGATGAGTATGCCAACGAGCAGGATATCACTTTTGCCGGACAGGTTGCCGATTACTGGGCGGCGTTTGCCCGCTACCGCGCAGGTGATGAACCGCTGCTGCATGGCGCCATTCCCTGGCCTGCCAGCGTGCGCGGTGCCGACAGGCTACTGCGTCTGGGGATTAACCGCAGCGCCGGATTCAAAATAGAAAAGCGTTTTATGCGCACGCGAATGGCACTGTTTAAACGAGTGATGAAGCACCATGTCAGTCTGGATTGA
- a CDS encoding VOC family protein, whose amino-acid sequence MKNNVVADDIRELFSQAMSQMYQQEVPQYGTLLELVADVNLSVLEKSPKLHEQLANAGELARLNVERHGAIRVGTAEELSTLRRIFAIMGMHPVGYYDLSQAGVPVHSTAFRPIDDAALARNPFRLFTSLLRPELIEDAVLRQQALEILAQRDIFTARCRELLALHEQQQGFSAQQAQEFVNEVLETFRWHSHATVDAATYGALHQAHRLVADVVCFRGCHINHLTPRTLDIDRVQAMMPECGIIPKAVIEGPPRREHPILLRQTSFRALEEHIVFSGDSPGTHTARFGEIEQRGMALTPKGRALYDRLLFEAGSGEDNLTHQLHLQDVFQPFPDDECELMRHQLGYFRYRLTPAGEGHRHAIHPGDDAWHLIERGWLEAHPITYEDFLPVSAAGIFQSNLGDQTKTLSAGHASRESFIAALGCPPLDEFALYQEAENRSKRRCGLL is encoded by the coding sequence ATGAAGAATAACGTTGTGGCAGATGACATTCGGGAGCTATTTTCGCAGGCGATGTCGCAGATGTATCAGCAGGAGGTCCCTCAGTACGGCACGTTGCTGGAGTTAGTGGCAGATGTGAACCTGAGCGTGCTGGAAAAATCTCCCAAGCTGCATGAGCAGTTGGCAAATGCGGGTGAACTGGCGCGGTTAAACGTTGAGCGCCACGGCGCGATTCGCGTGGGTACGGCTGAGGAACTGTCAACGCTGCGGCGCATTTTTGCCATTATGGGGATGCACCCGGTGGGTTATTACGATCTATCGCAGGCCGGTGTGCCGGTGCATTCCACCGCGTTTCGCCCAATTGACGATGCGGCACTGGCGCGTAATCCGTTTCGGCTGTTTACCTCGCTGCTGCGCCCTGAACTGATTGAAGACGCGGTACTGCGCCAGCAGGCGCTGGAGATTCTGGCGCAACGCGATATTTTTACAGCACGTTGTCGCGAGCTGCTTGCGCTGCATGAGCAGCAACAGGGATTTAGTGCACAACAGGCGCAGGAGTTTGTGAATGAGGTACTGGAGACATTCCGCTGGCACAGTCACGCGACGGTTGACGCTGCTACCTATGGTGCGCTGCACCAGGCGCACAGGCTGGTGGCCGATGTAGTGTGTTTTCGCGGTTGCCACATCAACCATCTCACCCCGCGCACGCTGGATATTGACCGCGTGCAGGCGATGATGCCGGAATGCGGCATCATCCCTAAAGCGGTTATCGAAGGGCCGCCGCGACGCGAGCATCCTATCCTGTTGCGCCAGACCAGTTTCCGGGCGCTGGAGGAGCATATTGTTTTCAGTGGCGACAGCCCCGGCACCCATACAGCACGCTTCGGGGAGATTGAACAGCGGGGTATGGCGCTCACGCCCAAAGGCCGTGCGCTGTATGACAGGTTGCTGTTTGAAGCTGGCAGCGGTGAGGATAACCTGACCCATCAGCTGCATCTGCAGGACGTTTTTCAGCCATTCCCGGATGATGAATGCGAATTGATGCGCCATCAACTTGGCTACTTCCGCTATCGTCTCACGCCTGCGGGTGAGGGGCATCGCCATGCTATTCACCCAGGCGACGATGCCTGGCATCTGATTGAGCGCGGCTGGCTGGAGGCGCATCCCATTACCTATGAAGATTTTCTACCGGTCAGTGCCGCCGGCATTTTTCAGTCCAATCTGGGCGACCAGACGAAGACGCTCAGTGCCGGGCATGCCAGCCGTGAAAGCTTTATTGCGGCGTTGGGTTGCCCGCCGCTTGATGAGTTTGCGCTTTATCAGGAAGCGGAGAATCGTAGCAAACGACGTTGCGGTCTTCTGTAA
- the pcaH gene encoding protocatechuate 3,4-dioxygenase subunit beta gives MNEKWSAREVVHRNYSEHPPAYAPGYKTSVLRSPRNALISLQNSLSEITGPVFGEKDLGALDNDLIMNYAKDGLPIGERIIVHGYVRDGFGRPLKNALVEVWQANAGGRYRHKKDQYLAPIDPNFGGCGRVLTDENGYYFFRTIKPGPYPWRNQVSDWRPAHIHFSLFGEAFAQRLITQMYFEGDPLIKLCPIVKTLGSDDAVRTLIAELDMRAAVPLDCLAYRFDLVLRGHRATLFENRTQGGA, from the coding sequence ATGAATGAGAAATGGTCTGCCCGCGAGGTGGTACATCGCAACTACAGCGAGCACCCGCCTGCCTATGCCCCAGGTTACAAAACCAGCGTGCTGCGTTCGCCGCGCAATGCGCTCATTTCTTTGCAGAACTCGCTGTCTGAGATAACCGGGCCGGTCTTTGGTGAGAAAGATCTCGGCGCGCTCGATAACGATTTGATAATGAATTACGCCAAAGACGGTCTGCCGATTGGCGAGCGCATTATTGTGCACGGATACGTGCGTGACGGCTTTGGCCGCCCGCTGAAAAACGCGCTGGTGGAAGTGTGGCAGGCTAATGCAGGAGGACGCTATCGCCATAAAAAAGACCAGTATCTGGCCCCCATCGACCCAAATTTTGGCGGCTGTGGGCGCGTGCTGACGGACGAAAATGGCTACTACTTCTTTCGCACCATCAAGCCCGGTCCCTACCCCTGGCGCAACCAGGTCAGCGACTGGCGCCCGGCGCACATCCATTTTTCACTGTTCGGTGAGGCTTTTGCCCAGCGCCTTATTACCCAGATGTACTTCGAAGGCGATCCGCTTATCAAGCTGTGCCCGATTGTGAAGACGCTTGGCAGTGATGATGCCGTGCGCACACTGATTGCCGAACTGGATATGCGTGCCGCTGTACCGCTGGACTGCCTTGCTTATCGCTTCGATCTGGTGCTGCGTGGCCACCGGGCAACGCTGTTTGAAAACCGTACACAGGGAGGCGCATGA
- the pcaG gene encoding protocatechuate 3,4-dioxygenase subunit alpha, which yields MKDYLPETASQTAGPYVHIGLAPHAAGFQIFENNFGHVLTNEHTRGERIIIEGRVLDGSGTPVRDVLLEIWQANAAGRYNHPDDRQADKPYDPDFRGWGRACSDFESGLWRFDTIKPGPVTGRDGRLMAPHVNLWVVARGINLGLNTRMYFDDEAQANAKDPVLNLIEWEVRRKTLIGKRSIRGADVVYTFDIILQGTDETVFFDL from the coding sequence ATGAAAGATTACTTACCCGAAACGGCCTCGCAAACTGCCGGTCCGTATGTGCATATCGGGCTTGCCCCCCATGCTGCCGGGTTTCAGATTTTTGAGAACAACTTTGGGCATGTGCTGACCAACGAACACACCCGAGGTGAACGCATCATTATTGAAGGCCGGGTGCTTGATGGCTCCGGTACACCGGTGCGTGATGTCCTTCTGGAGATCTGGCAAGCCAACGCCGCCGGGCGCTATAACCACCCGGACGACAGACAGGCTGACAAACCATACGACCCGGATTTTCGCGGCTGGGGAAGAGCCTGCTCGGATTTTGAAAGCGGGTTATGGCGCTTCGATACCATCAAGCCTGGTCCAGTAACAGGGCGTGACGGCCGCCTGATGGCACCACACGTTAATTTGTGGGTGGTGGCGCGCGGCATCAACCTCGGTCTGAATACGCGTATGTATTTTGATGATGAGGCACAGGCTAACGCGAAAGATCCGGTCCTTAACCTGATTGAATGGGAAGTGCGACGTAAGACACTGATTGGCAAACGTTCAATCCGCGGTGCCGATGTGGTTTATACCTTTGACATTATCCTTCAGGGCACCGACGAAACCGTATTTTTCGACCTCTGA
- a CDS encoding LysR family transcriptional regulator, whose protein sequence is MEKNTLFSQRIRLRHLHTFVAVAQQGTLGRAAETLNLSQPALSKTLNELEQLTGTRLFERGRLGAQLTLTGEQFLIHAVRVLDALNHAALSLSHRDGQTADVVRVGALPTAALGILPLAIGQFHASQSGVTLQVATMNNTMLLAGLKSGEIDLGIGRMSDPELMTGLNYELLFLESLKLVVRPDHPLLAGTVTLSQIMEWPVVVSPKGTVPRQNAETLLASQGCKLPTTCIETLSASLSRQLTVDYHYVWFVPSGAVKEDLRQGTLCALPVETQGAGEPIGVLTRVDSPLSHGALSLLACIRKSMPA, encoded by the coding sequence ATGGAAAAAAATACTCTCTTCAGCCAGCGTATTCGTTTACGCCACCTCCACACGTTTGTCGCCGTCGCTCAGCAGGGAACCCTGGGGCGCGCGGCTGAAACGCTTAACCTGAGCCAGCCTGCGCTCTCCAAAACGCTCAATGAGCTGGAACAGCTTACCGGCACGCGCCTGTTTGAACGCGGACGGCTTGGTGCACAACTCACGCTCACCGGCGAGCAGTTTCTTATCCACGCGGTCAGGGTTTTGGATGCCCTGAACCACGCCGCACTGTCTTTAAGCCACCGCGACGGTCAGACGGCTGATGTGGTGCGCGTAGGTGCACTGCCTACCGCGGCGCTGGGTATTCTGCCGCTGGCTATCGGTCAGTTTCACGCCAGCCAGAGCGGCGTGACGTTACAGGTCGCCACCATGAATAACACCATGCTGCTGGCTGGATTAAAATCAGGAGAGATTGACCTTGGCATTGGCCGCATGTCCGATCCGGAGCTGATGACCGGGCTTAACTATGAATTGCTGTTTCTGGAATCGCTAAAACTGGTGGTGCGCCCTGACCACCCGCTGCTGGCAGGTACCGTCACCCTAAGCCAGATCATGGAATGGCCGGTTGTGGTCTCACCGAAAGGCACCGTACCGCGCCAGAACGCTGAAACGTTGCTGGCAAGCCAGGGCTGTAAATTACCGACAACCTGTATTGAAACGCTGTCAGCTTCGCTGTCGCGCCAGTTAACGGTGGATTATCACTATGTATGGTTTGTGCCATCGGGTGCGGTAAAAGAAGATTTACGTCAGGGTACGCTGTGTGCGCTCCCGGTCGAAACTCAGGGCGCCGGCGAGCCTATCGGTGTTCTCACTCGCGTGGACAGCCCGCTGTCTCATGGTGCGCTGTCGCTACTGGCCTGTATCCGCAAATCGATGCCTGCGTGA
- a CDS encoding DUF1471 domain-containing protein, with product MKKTALIASILMSAVSFGAVAATQISKDEADHFKLTSLGNVNVSASGGTISSPSDLHEKLSKLADDKGGEYYRIIAAREHGPNFEAVAEVYKKADK from the coding sequence ATGAAAAAAACAGCCTTAATTGCATCAATTTTAATGTCTGCCGTTTCTTTTGGCGCGGTAGCTGCCACTCAAATCTCAAAAGACGAAGCCGACCACTTCAAACTGACCTCTTTGGGTAATGTGAACGTGTCTGCTTCTGGCGGTACTATCTCTTCGCCAAGCGATCTGCACGAAAAACTGTCTAAACTTGCCGATGATAAAGGCGGGGAGTACTACAGAATCATCGCTGCACGCGAGCACGGCCCGAACTTCGAAGCCGTTGCTGAAGTGTACAAAAAAGCAGACAAGTAA
- the mmuM gene encoding homocysteine S-methyltransferase, which yields MPLINPLATILQRDRFMVLDGALATELEARGCNLLDSLWSAKVLLEQPEIITEVHLDYFRAGAQVATTASYQASAEGFATRGIGPQQAHALIVKSVELASLARSTYLKEAPDAGPLLVAGSVGPYGAFLADGSEYRGDYQRSATQFQDFHRPRIAALVDAGADLLACETLPSFAELQALTALLHNEFPTIGAWFSFTLRDEQHISDGTPLAEVADWLNACPQALSVGINCVPLETASAALRQLSELTPLPLVVYPNSGEEYDAQRKEWHRDGHSCHSLETYLDEWLNAGARLIGGCCRTSPADIASLAARSRH from the coding sequence ATGCCGCTGATTAATCCCCTTGCCACTATCCTCCAGCGTGACCGTTTCATGGTGCTTGATGGCGCACTCGCCACCGAACTGGAAGCCCGTGGTTGCAATCTGCTCGACAGCCTGTGGTCGGCCAAAGTGTTGCTGGAACAGCCAGAAATCATTACTGAGGTTCATCTGGACTACTTTCGCGCGGGCGCACAGGTTGCCACTACAGCCAGCTATCAGGCATCGGCAGAGGGTTTTGCCACACGGGGTATTGGCCCTCAGCAGGCGCATGCGCTGATAGTGAAAAGTGTGGAGCTGGCATCACTGGCGCGTAGCACTTATCTCAAAGAGGCGCCCGATGCCGGGCCGCTGTTGGTGGCCGGGTCGGTCGGTCCGTACGGCGCGTTTCTGGCCGACGGCTCCGAATATCGTGGCGATTACCAGCGTTCCGCAACGCAGTTTCAGGACTTTCATCGCCCACGTATTGCAGCGTTGGTTGACGCTGGCGCTGATTTACTGGCCTGCGAGACGCTGCCGTCCTTTGCTGAACTTCAGGCGTTGACGGCGCTGTTGCACAACGAGTTTCCCACTATCGGCGCGTGGTTCTCCTTTACGCTGCGCGATGAACAGCACATCAGCGATGGAACACCGCTGGCAGAGGTTGCTGACTGGCTTAATGCGTGTCCGCAGGCGCTGTCCGTTGGTATTAACTGCGTACCGCTGGAGACAGCGAGCGCCGCGCTGCGCCAACTGAGCGAACTGACGCCGCTGCCGCTGGTGGTATACCCCAATTCCGGGGAGGAGTACGACGCACAGCGTAAAGAGTGGCACCGCGACGGGCACAGTTGCCACAGCCTGGAGACATACCTGGATGAATGGTTGAACGCAGGCGCGCGTCTTATTGGCGGCTGTTGCCGCACATCGCCAGCAGACATTGCTTCACTGGCTGCGCGCTCCAGGCATTAG